The sequence GCAGGTTGGTCTGGGAAGCCAGGCTGGTGATGCTGTCAAGAACCTGCCGGATATCCTGGGAGCGGGCCTGCAAATGGTCGGTGATTTCTTTGGCGTCGATAATCTTGTGCTGGATGACGTCCATCTGGCTTAGCAGAGAGCTCATCTTTTCCTTGCCGGCGCTGGCCGCTTCAGCGGCTTGACCGGTGGCCGCCGTGACGGAGCCGGCGTTTTCTGCAATGGTTTTGTTCCGTTCGTAGAGCTGGGTAATGATGTCGGCAGCCTGCTCCGAAGCCTGAAACTGCCGGCCCGTTCCGTCCGATACTTGCTGAATGGAGGATGCGATCTGTTCAATAGCCCGGGAGTTCTGCTGCATAGCTGTTTTCAGGGTACCCACCGACTGGGCTACCTGTGTGCTGGTGCCGTTGATCTTACCGATCAGTTCCCGCAGTGTTTCCGACATTTGATTGAAGGCTTCGGCTAACAGGGCAAGATCGTCCCGGGATTTTACCCTGATTTTTTCGGTTTGCAGGTTGCCGCCGGCAATCTGTTGGGCATAGCGGGCCATTTGACTGAGATGATTGGCGATCTGGTTGGAAAACCGTCCGGCGCCGGCCGTGCTGGCTGCGGCCACCAGAAGAAGCAGGGCCACACCGACCAGGCCGGTCAGCCGGGCTTCCCGGTCCAGTTTTTCTTTCATGGTTTTGTCATGGCTTAGCTCGGTAGCGATAAACTCATCGATGCCTGTTTTGAGAAAATTGGTCGCTTTGACCAGTTCTTCCTTTGCGGCAATAGCCTGGCTCAGCTGCCCCGCTTCCGTAAAGCTGATCAACGCGGTCAGCCGCTCGCTGTAATTTGCGGCCAGCGCTTTTACCGACCCGAGCTTGGACTGGCTTTCCTGGTCGCTCACCGTTGTTTCGAGATAAGCCAGATGCTGTGTTATTTCGTCCATCTGGGCGGCAATGGCTTCCCGGTCTTCCTGCTTTCTCAGGGTGAGAAACTGGGTGGCGTTGTCTTCGGTCGCTTTGGCCTTATTGTAGATCTCATTGCTTTCAATGGTAATCTGGATCATGGTGTTCAGCTTGTCCATGGATGAGAATAACAGATAAA is a genomic window of Propionispora vibrioides containing:
- a CDS encoding methyl-accepting chemotaxis protein: MGQTRLKRAQPFMDRLGNRSLKTKFIAGLITVSAIISAISLFTFYLLFSSMDKLNTMIQITIESNEIYNKAKATEDNATQFLTLRKQEDREAIAAQMDEITQHLAYLETTVSDQESQSKLGSVKALAANYSERLTALISFTEAGQLSQAIAAKEELVKATNFLKTGIDEFIATELSHDKTMKEKLDREARLTGLVGVALLLLVAAASTAGAGRFSNQIANHLSQMARYAQQIAGGNLQTEKIRVKSRDDLALLAEAFNQMSETLRELIGKINGTSTQVAQSVGTLKTAMQQNSRAIEQIASSIQQVSDGTGRQFQASEQAADIITQLYERNKTIAENAGSVTAATGQAAEAASAGKEKMSSLLSQMDVIQHKIIDAKEITDHLQARSQDIRQVLDSITSLASQTNLLSLNASIEAARAGEYGRGFTVVADEIRKLSSNTAEAAKDITRMLQDIQTRSQSVATSMTTGVEEVKEGLHLAEEAILSFHNIVTTSENADTQVKNINREIEDIAKDIAQVEETSQNILQIAKSSADGSSEVAAAIEEQSASMEEILSSLSIVSDMTEELKQCILRFKL